Proteins found in one Colletes latitarsis isolate SP2378_abdomen chromosome 8, iyColLati1, whole genome shotgun sequence genomic segment:
- the LOC143344677 gene encoding O-acyltransferase like protein-like isoform X1 codes for MTNRSWICVLFACLAIHGVRSSSNVSEIPAQDLLANERSRTVSDVEEILDRNWTTLSEALDIFNVRHLANNWTDGGCPGEGRCPVEGQCAKDVTRYIEGLKRNEGWALKADDASGRYGNGFYWGNSYYVGSSTECIYINEDYGRRTKETLRDASMEELDEFNSELRRRNTGLSENNLWAETRSAKPPYKLGFYMMTISINVSLPRATRTIYLGVCLPFSCSASDVSTITKFASSSLAARHSSIDTVRDQHDMYNMYEDPVFWILFGVTAAVFVLMAIGTGYDVYVTRKHTRRNMIYDLERHAKLEQLAGRSQKPLSAFQGKVYLPVPAAEAIINGQAQSLAVNNNNDHEGSLRSASPEVRKFSVVEELLLSFSVRTNVKIICDSKVGGDTISTIHGLRAISMTWVILGHTCITAFKYSDNMEYRKVVERKFLFQTISNGAFSVDTFFFMGGLLVSFLYFRTNAKGDLKTLTQGTRGFVSGSLKFVGLILYRFFRLTAPYMFVLGVVQIAMKWFHSNSVFEPPTADHYNCPNYWWRNLLYINTLFPVDQMCMIWSWYVADDTQFYVVGAVILILATNHFKIATFALCTLLLSSWLTTGYIALANNHMPSSDDPLALFDKIYDKPWTRLGPYLIGMSMGYFLFKTDCKVKMTKTTVCVGWLLSSAGLLSLLYGLYEAELSPIMAATYSSLSHSIWALGLSWIVIACSTGYGGYVNSILSAPILYPVSRITYCAYLIHPLVIRLTALNLDSPFHLGKYTMMITFLGQLVLSYLLSFVISLSFEAPIVSMLKILSPKKRKRIQ; via the exons ATGACGAACCGGTCGTGGATCTGCGTTTTGTTCGCGTGCTTGGCGATCCACGGAGTGAGATCCTCCTCCAACGTGTCCGAGATTCCTGCGCAGGATCTTCTCGCGAACGAACGATCGAGGACCGTGTCGGACGTGGAGGAAATTCTGGACAGGAACTGGACCACCCTGTCGGAAGCATTGGATATTTTCAATGTGCGCCATCTTGCCAATAACTGGACCGACGGAGGATGTCCCGGCGAGGGACGATGTCCTGTCGAAGGACAATGCGCCAAAGACGTGACCAGGTACATTGAGGGACTGAAGAGGAACGAAGGATGGGCTCTGAAAG CGGACGACGCATCGGGTAGGTACGGCAACGGTTTCTACTGGGGGAATTCTTACTACGTCGGATCGTCCACCGAATGCATTTACATCAACGAGGATTATGGTAGGCGGACGAAGGAGACGCTTCGAGACGCCTCGATGGAGGAGCTGGACGAATTCAACTCGGAACTGCGGCGAAGAAACACCGGTCTCAGCGAGAACAATCTATGGGCAGAGACGAGATCGGCCAAACCACCGTACAAATTGGGATTTTACATGATGACGATCTCGATAAACGTCTCTCTGCCACGAGCG ACAAGAACGATTTACCTCGGGGTGTGTCTGCCATTCTCGTGTTCCGCCTCCGACGTGTCCACGATAACGAAGTTCGCTTCTAGTTCGCTCGCGGCGAGACACTCGTCGATTGACACGGTTCGGGACCAGCACGACATGTACAACATGTACGAGGACCCAGTCTTCTGGATTCTATT TGGAGTGACCGCCGCGGTTTTCGTTTTGATGGCGATCGGCACCGGATACGACGTCTACGTAACGAGAAAACACACTCGCAGGAACATGATTTACGATTTGGAAAGGCACGCGAAGCTCGAGCAATTAGCGGGCAGAAGTCAAAAGCCACTAAGCG CTTTTCAAGGTAAGGTCTACCTTCCTGTTCCAGCGGCTGAAGCAATCATCAACGGGCAAGCTCAATCATTGGCGGTTAATAACAACAACGATCACGAAGGTAGCCTACGGTCGGCTAGTCCGGAAGTTCGCAAATTCA GCGTTGTCGAGGAATTGTTGCTGTCTTTTTCGGTTCGTACCAACGTGAAGATCATCTGCGATAGCAAGGTCGGTGGAGACACTATCAGTACGATTCACGGTCTGAGGGCGATCTCGATGACCTGGGTGATACTGGGTCACACCTGTATCACGGCGTTCAAGTATTCCGATAACATGGAGTACCGGAAGGTCGTGGAGAGGAAGTTCCTCTTCCAAACGATCTCGAACGGAGCGTTCAGCGTCGACACGTTCTTCTTCATGGGCGGGCTGCTCGTCAGCTTCCTGTACTTCAGAACGAACGCGAAAGGAGACTTGAAGACGCTCACGCAGGGCACGCGGGGCTTCGTCTCCGGCAGCCTGAAGTTTGTCGGGCTGATTCTCTACCGATTTTTCAGGCTCACAGCCCCGTACATGTTCGTGCTGGGCGTCGTTCAGATCGCGATGAAATGGTTCCACTCGAACTCCGTGTTCGAGCCACCCACCGCTGATCATTATAACTGTCCCAATTATTGGTGGAGGAATTTACTTTATATCAATACGTTGTTCCCGGTCGACCAAATG TGCATGATTTGGAGCTGGTACGTCGCGGACGATACTCAATTTTACGTCGTCGGTGCCGTgatattgatattggcaacaaaTCATTTCAAGATCGCGACGTTCGCGTTGTGCACTTTGTTGCTCAGTTCCTGGTTAACGACGGGTTACATCGCCCTGGCGAACAACCATATGCCAAGCTCCGACGATCCACTGGCgcttttcgataaaatttacgACAAACCGTGGACCAGACTAGGCCCTTACCTCATAGGCATGTCGATGGGATACTTTCTTTTCAAAACTGATTGCAAAGTGAAAATGACCAAG ACGACGGTTTGCGTGGGCTGGCTTCTCTCTTCGGCGGGTCTTTTGAGTTTACTGTACGGCTTGTACGAAGCAGAACTCAGCCCCATAATGGCGGCCACATATTCCTCGTTAAGTCACAGCATATGGGCGCTTGGATTATCATGGATCGTGATTGCATGTAGCACTGGCTACGGAG gATACGTCAACAGTATTCTGTCAGCACCAATCCTGTATCCGGTTAGCCGAATAACATATTGCGCTTATTTAATACACCCGCTCGTGATTCGACTAACAGCTTTGAACTTGGACTCGCCATTTCACTTAGGAAAATACACTATG ATGATCACATTCCTTGGACAACTGGTTCTATCCTACTTGTTATCGTTCGTCATATCGTTGTCCTTCGAGGCTCCAATAGTGAGCATGTTAAAGATACTATCTCCAAAAAAACGAAAACGCATACAATGA
- the LOC143344677 gene encoding nose resistant to fluoxetine protein 6-like isoform X2: MTNRSWICVLFACLAIHGVRSSSNVSEIPAQDLLANERSRTVSDVEEILDRNWTTLSEALDIFNVRHLANNWTDGGCPGEGRCPVEGQCAKDVTRYIEGLKRNEGWALKADDASGRYGNGFYWGNSYYVGSSTECIYINEDYGRRTKETLRDASMEELDEFNSELRRRNTGLSENNLWAETRSAKPPYKLGFYMMTISINVSLPRATRTIYLGVCLPFSCSASDVSTITKFASSSLAARHSSIDTVRDQHDMYNMYEDPVFWILFGVTAAVFVLMAIGTGYDVYVTRKHTRRNMIYDLERHAKLEQLAGRSQKPLSAAEAIINGQAQSLAVNNNNDHEGSLRSASPEVRKFSVVEELLLSFSVRTNVKIICDSKVGGDTISTIHGLRAISMTWVILGHTCITAFKYSDNMEYRKVVERKFLFQTISNGAFSVDTFFFMGGLLVSFLYFRTNAKGDLKTLTQGTRGFVSGSLKFVGLILYRFFRLTAPYMFVLGVVQIAMKWFHSNSVFEPPTADHYNCPNYWWRNLLYINTLFPVDQMCMIWSWYVADDTQFYVVGAVILILATNHFKIATFALCTLLLSSWLTTGYIALANNHMPSSDDPLALFDKIYDKPWTRLGPYLIGMSMGYFLFKTDCKVKMTKTTVCVGWLLSSAGLLSLLYGLYEAELSPIMAATYSSLSHSIWALGLSWIVIACSTGYGGYVNSILSAPILYPVSRITYCAYLIHPLVIRLTALNLDSPFHLGKYTMMITFLGQLVLSYLLSFVISLSFEAPIVSMLKILSPKKRKRIQ, encoded by the exons ATGACGAACCGGTCGTGGATCTGCGTTTTGTTCGCGTGCTTGGCGATCCACGGAGTGAGATCCTCCTCCAACGTGTCCGAGATTCCTGCGCAGGATCTTCTCGCGAACGAACGATCGAGGACCGTGTCGGACGTGGAGGAAATTCTGGACAGGAACTGGACCACCCTGTCGGAAGCATTGGATATTTTCAATGTGCGCCATCTTGCCAATAACTGGACCGACGGAGGATGTCCCGGCGAGGGACGATGTCCTGTCGAAGGACAATGCGCCAAAGACGTGACCAGGTACATTGAGGGACTGAAGAGGAACGAAGGATGGGCTCTGAAAG CGGACGACGCATCGGGTAGGTACGGCAACGGTTTCTACTGGGGGAATTCTTACTACGTCGGATCGTCCACCGAATGCATTTACATCAACGAGGATTATGGTAGGCGGACGAAGGAGACGCTTCGAGACGCCTCGATGGAGGAGCTGGACGAATTCAACTCGGAACTGCGGCGAAGAAACACCGGTCTCAGCGAGAACAATCTATGGGCAGAGACGAGATCGGCCAAACCACCGTACAAATTGGGATTTTACATGATGACGATCTCGATAAACGTCTCTCTGCCACGAGCG ACAAGAACGATTTACCTCGGGGTGTGTCTGCCATTCTCGTGTTCCGCCTCCGACGTGTCCACGATAACGAAGTTCGCTTCTAGTTCGCTCGCGGCGAGACACTCGTCGATTGACACGGTTCGGGACCAGCACGACATGTACAACATGTACGAGGACCCAGTCTTCTGGATTCTATT TGGAGTGACCGCCGCGGTTTTCGTTTTGATGGCGATCGGCACCGGATACGACGTCTACGTAACGAGAAAACACACTCGCAGGAACATGATTTACGATTTGGAAAGGCACGCGAAGCTCGAGCAATTAGCGGGCAGAAGTCAAAAGCCACTAAGCG CGGCTGAAGCAATCATCAACGGGCAAGCTCAATCATTGGCGGTTAATAACAACAACGATCACGAAGGTAGCCTACGGTCGGCTAGTCCGGAAGTTCGCAAATTCA GCGTTGTCGAGGAATTGTTGCTGTCTTTTTCGGTTCGTACCAACGTGAAGATCATCTGCGATAGCAAGGTCGGTGGAGACACTATCAGTACGATTCACGGTCTGAGGGCGATCTCGATGACCTGGGTGATACTGGGTCACACCTGTATCACGGCGTTCAAGTATTCCGATAACATGGAGTACCGGAAGGTCGTGGAGAGGAAGTTCCTCTTCCAAACGATCTCGAACGGAGCGTTCAGCGTCGACACGTTCTTCTTCATGGGCGGGCTGCTCGTCAGCTTCCTGTACTTCAGAACGAACGCGAAAGGAGACTTGAAGACGCTCACGCAGGGCACGCGGGGCTTCGTCTCCGGCAGCCTGAAGTTTGTCGGGCTGATTCTCTACCGATTTTTCAGGCTCACAGCCCCGTACATGTTCGTGCTGGGCGTCGTTCAGATCGCGATGAAATGGTTCCACTCGAACTCCGTGTTCGAGCCACCCACCGCTGATCATTATAACTGTCCCAATTATTGGTGGAGGAATTTACTTTATATCAATACGTTGTTCCCGGTCGACCAAATG TGCATGATTTGGAGCTGGTACGTCGCGGACGATACTCAATTTTACGTCGTCGGTGCCGTgatattgatattggcaacaaaTCATTTCAAGATCGCGACGTTCGCGTTGTGCACTTTGTTGCTCAGTTCCTGGTTAACGACGGGTTACATCGCCCTGGCGAACAACCATATGCCAAGCTCCGACGATCCACTGGCgcttttcgataaaatttacgACAAACCGTGGACCAGACTAGGCCCTTACCTCATAGGCATGTCGATGGGATACTTTCTTTTCAAAACTGATTGCAAAGTGAAAATGACCAAG ACGACGGTTTGCGTGGGCTGGCTTCTCTCTTCGGCGGGTCTTTTGAGTTTACTGTACGGCTTGTACGAAGCAGAACTCAGCCCCATAATGGCGGCCACATATTCCTCGTTAAGTCACAGCATATGGGCGCTTGGATTATCATGGATCGTGATTGCATGTAGCACTGGCTACGGAG gATACGTCAACAGTATTCTGTCAGCACCAATCCTGTATCCGGTTAGCCGAATAACATATTGCGCTTATTTAATACACCCGCTCGTGATTCGACTAACAGCTTTGAACTTGGACTCGCCATTTCACTTAGGAAAATACACTATG ATGATCACATTCCTTGGACAACTGGTTCTATCCTACTTGTTATCGTTCGTCATATCGTTGTCCTTCGAGGCTCCAATAGTGAGCATGTTAAAGATACTATCTCCAAAAAAACGAAAACGCATACAATGA
- the LOC143344680 gene encoding 26S proteasome non-ATPase regulatory subunit 5 has product MAEWLQLRIVRLGELNSVEEKQDILSEIKIKLGSLNNRESEQISRNLDFGQLFTQLTSNDREFVDQVCDILKTLLTLLEPAEVYERYSTQLSQLITHPDAIVRSVILHEILSIASNPQKVSLLLTDINLLVAVVNKIADDNVMVAECAMCIMKEIGKNVSGLQIIYTGELLRSFARLLAKNDTISFRVYEVVVDIAKSSKEALEASVQSGFLNSLFEVLESNDILLQVNTLEILTQLALTEEGLSYLEQQDVLRKLVQKIAQANENPLSNLLIPGLMKFFGNVARHWPNEIFSKYPIVVSALFEVIESGDQAILGVALDTLGHVSTTVEGKYALQALGEAMPCALKKIAEVIQKMPTALRIRGLNSLALILDVQQAEQDNRVLSLTKSWFDSLCDDPLDMIVALCRQPFADIRQACLEVLAVVASQVWGQEYISTYPGLIEFLLDRNIESFKECKEAKYEVVKQLSQAEQDIFDASTMQKLKEFVDQGPYYVEIDTEVATEGGL; this is encoded by the exons ATGGCGGAGTGGTTACAATTAAGAATTGTTCGTCTTGGCGAACTAAATTCTGTCGAAGAGAAGCAAGATATCTTGTCGGAGATTAAAATTAAGTTAGGAAGTTTAAATAACAGAGAATCCGAGCAGATCTCTCGTAATTTGGACTTTGGCCAATTATTTACGCAGTTAACCTCAAACGACAG AGAATTTGTAGATCAAGTGTGTGATATTTTGAAGACGTTATTAACTCTGTTAGAACCTGCAGAGGTCTATGAAAGATATTCGACGCAATTATCTCAACTGATAACTCATCCAGATGCCATAGTTAGATCCGTTATACTGCATGAAATTCTGTCTATTGCGTCCAATCCACAGAAGGTGTCTTTATTGCTCACGGATATCAATTTACTTGTTGCTGTAGTAAATAAAATTGCGGATGATAATGTGATGGTAGCTGAGTGTGCTATGTGTATAATGAAAGAAATTGGAAAAAATGTAAGTGGATTGCAGATTATATATACAGGTGAACTGTTAAGGAGTTTTGCTAGATTATTAGCAAAGAATGACACTATTAGTTTTCGCGTATACGAAGTTGTTGTGGATATAGCAAAATCTTCGAAGGAAGCTTTAGAGGCATCTGTTCAATCAGGATTTTTGAATAGTTTATTCGAGGTTCTTGAGAGCAATGATATATTGCTTCAGGTGAACACATTAGAAATTTTAACTCAATTAGCGTTAACGGAAGAAGGATTAAGTTACTTAGAGCAGCAGGATGTGTTGAGAAAACTGGTTCAAAAAATAGCGCAAGCAAATGAAAATCCATTATCGAATCTATTGATTCCCggtttaatgaaattttttggTAACGTCGCGCGTCATTGGCctaatgaaattttttcgaaataTCCAATCGTGGTGTCCGCGTTATTCGAAGTAATAGAGAGCGGAGATCAAGCTATTCTTGGCGTCGCGTTAGATACGTTGGGACATGTTTCTACAACCGTAGAAGGTAAATATGCTTTACAAGCTTTGGGAGAAGCAATGCCGTGCGCGTTAAAAAAAATTGCGGAAGTCATACAGAAAATGCCTACAGCGTTACGAATTCGTGGACTCAATAGTTTAGCACTTATACTTGATGTGCAACAAGCGGAGCAGGATAACAGAGTTTTGTCATTAACAAAGTCTTGGTTCGATTCTCTTTGCGACGATCCGCTGGATATGATCGTAGCGTTATGCAGACAACCGTTCGCAGATATTAGACAAGCATGTTTAGAAGTATTAGCGGTTGTAGCTTCGCAAGTGTGGGGCCAAGAATACATATCCACTTATCCGGGTCTTATAGAATTTTTATTGGACAGAAACATTGAAAGCTTCAAGGAATGCAAGGAAGCTAAATATGaagttgttaaacagttatcccAAGCCGAACAAGATATATTCGATGCAAGTACAATGCAAAAGCTTAAAGAATTTGTAGATCAAGGTCCCTATTATGTTGAAATTGATACAGAGGTTGCAACGGAAGGCGGTCTTTGA